actgcttttaacccctccagggcaggaatggggcagccgccccactacATCCACCTTTTCTTTTAGTTGTATGTTCCCCTTGTTCTTGCAGTAAGGGGCAGGGAAAACAGAAGTTCCCCATTCTACCTTCTCCCAGTTCCTGCAGAAAGAGGAGCATCAAGAACCTCAGCTGAGAATTCTGAGTCCTGGCCACTGAACCCTGAGAAACAAGAGCTCATCACTTCAAGCTTGGGTTGTCTTGTAGTTACAGGTGAGCACCGTCTTCCTGACTGCATTTCTATACCACCTTCTAAACAGGGGCATGACTTTGATTTGTGAATATTAGAGggataaggtgggtgagataatatcttttattgaaccaacttttgGTGGTGAAGGAGAGATGCTTTTGAGCttcacggagctcttcttcaggtgaataTTAACAGTTTTAGCCTCTCCTTCCCACCGCAGTGACAGTCAGCGTTCATAGCACCATTTCACAGAGCTGGAGTGTGACAGTCATGTCTTGTGACAGATCCTCAGTTGAGGATCTGCTCGACTGACACAAATGAAGCTACCTtgatttacaccggctgaggatcCGGCTTAGTCTGATCCCCAGTCATAGAATCAGacaattggaagggacctcgagaggtcatctagtccagtcccctgcactgaaggcaggactaagtattatctagaccccaggttcttaacctggggtgcacgcatcCCCTGGGGGtgtgagatgccctttctggggatGCCAGATTTtattagaaggtaaatcatcaaaaacacaaattaagtaCAGGCaggtaagtacaactactttgtttaatCAAGCCTATATATTTATTAGCATTATACATTTAttaacgattactgtaatatacaaacaaaaaatattttcaagtttTAAGCTAATTGTAGTAAAATTATTGAGACAATGAAGCTTGTGAATTTCTTGTGTGCTCAACTAGCACTGTTTCCACAAGTGGCGAAGACAGCGCTGGAGATCCTTGTGCCATTTGCGACTTTCATCACTCTTACACATCAAAACAAAGGCCAGAAACTGCCTAAATTCAAGTGATGACGTGTGTGGCTATTTCAAAAAAAGTTCCTTGTTTCTCACACATCATTGAACAAAAGCAAGGGCAGAAGAGTCACTCAGCTTGTAAACTTAAAATACATGTAATTTTACGTGTATTCTTAATTTTactgcaaaattaaaataaatatataattctcTTCATTCTATAGTAATGATACATGTAGGTTTAAAGAATTGACCTTCTTCAGCGATTTTTGATAAGGGGAGCGAGAATATATTTTGAGAATCAcagggtgcaggctgcagtaaagttTAAGAATCACTAATCTCGACAATCCCTGAGAGATGTTTAtttaatctgctcttaaaaatttccaacgatggagattccacaacctcctttggcaatttattccagtgcttaaccactctgactgttaggaagtttttcctgatgtcgaACCTAAACCGCCATTGCTgaaattgcttcttgtcctatcctcagaggttaaggagaacaatttttctccctcctccttgtagcaaccttttaaatacttgaaaactgttatgccccctttcattcttctcttctccagatgaaacaaacccaattttttcaattttctttcatagatcatgttttctagacctttaattatttttttgctcttctctaaactttctccaatttgtccacatctttcctgaaatgtggttcccagaactggatacaatactctagttgaggcctaattagcgcagagtagaacagaagaattacttctcgtgtcttgctaaCAACACTCTTGCtattacatcccagaatgaggtttgcttctttttttttgcaacagtgttacactgactaaaatttagcttgtgatccactatgacccccagacccctttctgcaatactctttcctaggcagtcatttcccattttgtatgtgtgcaactgattgttccttcctaagtggagtactttgcatttgtcgtttctgaatttcatctgatttactttagaccatttcttcagattgtcagatcattctgaatttcaatcctatcctccaaagcactcgcTTCTCCTCCCAGATTGGTGTCATCCATAAACTTTATAAgcgtactctctgtgccattgtcTAAATcaatgatgaagatattgaacagaacagacccagaaccaatccctgcaggagcccacttgttatgcccatccagcatgactgtgaatcactgattaCTACTCTCTGGGAAAAGTTTTCccatcagttatgcacccaccttatagtagttccatctaggttgtatttccctagtttgtttatgagaaggtcatgcgagtaTCAaaacaaggcttgttactctgtgaaagaaagctatcaggttggtttgactcaatttgttcttgacaaatccatactgactgttatttatcacctcattatcttctaggtgtttgcaaatctattgcttaattatttgctccattatctttctgggtacagaagttaagctgactggtctgtaattccccaggttgtccttatttccctttttatagatgggcactatatttgccattttccagtcttctggaatgtctcccatcttccatgacttttcaatggGGTGGTGAGTGGTGATAGAGTCTTACTAGCCTGGATCACACATGCCAGATTGTTTCTAGACTCTGAGTTCAGGGACAGCATCTTCCTCCCAACACCCCAGTGCCTTTCTTGCTCCTCTATTATCATCCCACATTTATTATGGAGTGAGGAGGGTTGCACATCTGCCTGGTTCTGCCTCTTCCTAAAACCCACCCTCCAAAGAGCAGTATTTTATTACTGCTACATAGCTAATGTCGGGAAACAGAAGAGGGATTGTCATTCCCTCACCACATCACCATCACAGGAACTATGGGAGAATTTACACCACTTCATAAATTGATCTGTCACAAACTGATCTCTTGTGAAGGGGTGAAAATTGTTCCTTTTCTACATGTACTGAAAGGTTGAATATACCATGATATATTGTTTAAtgtaaagggggagggatagctcagtggtctgagcattggcctgctgagcCCGAtattatgagctcaatccttgagtgggccattTCGGGTTtagggccaaaaaaaaaaagttggggagtggtcctgctttgagcaggcggttggactagatgacttcctgaggtcccttcaaaccctgctattttattatttatttccattAATTCTAACAGAAGATCAGTGCCTACAGACACTAGACCACATTGGAAATCTCAGTCCAAGATTTCAGTTGATGTATTTATTGATTTTGCTTCGTAAGACATGGCATGATTCTGAGCATTGTCAGAAGTGAAATACAGCATTTAAGCATCAGTGTTACGCTCTGGTATGTGACCGGATGGGATATGATATGACAGATAAGATCTTTTCTCTGACTATCAGTACTTGACGACCAGAGAACCTGGCTGTTATAGTAATCATTGGTATCCACATACACCCCCTCTTCCCCATCAGAGCAGTGTTCTGTCCTCAGACTGAGACTCCTGGCACTCTGCTCTGAAATCTACATTTAGTTTTAAAATTTCAGCCCATAACCAGGAGAGGGAGTGAGTTTCTGAATATTTGTGGAATTAATTCATGAGATTTGATTAACTTTTAACTCTGTGTTCTTTCAATGCAATTGCACAGCGTGTGTTATTGTTCCTGGACTCAaaccatggcagacagagactggGGAAATCAAACGGCCATCACAGAATTCATCATTCTGGGATTCGGGGATCTCCCTGACCTgcaaattcttctcttcctgatgtTCCAAGTGATCTACATGGCAACCGTGGCTGGGAACACCCTCATCGTTGTGCTCATTGTGGCTGaccagcaccttcacacccccatgtacttcttcctgggcaacttgtcctgcttggaaaCCTGCTACACCTCAACCATCCTGCCCAGGTttctggccagtctcctgactggggacaaaaCCATCTCAGTCAGTGGCTGCTTCACACAACTGTATTTCTGTGGTTCTCTGGGATGTACAGAATGCTATCTCCTAGCagcgatgtcttatgatcggtatttagcgatatgtaaacccctgcactATTCAACTCTTATGAATAGTAGGTTTTGCCTCCaattggctggtgggtcttggtTAAATGGTTTTTTGGCTATTACCATCTTTGTCTTATTCCTATCACAGTTAATATTCTGTAGCccaaatgaaattgaccatttctattgTGATTCCATCCCACTGATGGAACTATCCTGCAGTGACACCCACCTGGTCGTATTGCTGGATTTCATATTAGTCTCTGTATTCACCATGCCGCCATTCCTGCTAACCCTGATATCATATGTGTGCATCATcgccaccatcctgagaatcccttccaccggtgggaggcaaaaggccttttccacctgctcctctcacctgattgtggtgacaattttctatggATCCGCAATGATTGTGTACCTGCTACCGAAACATGATACACTGAGAGACCTGAACAAAGTGGTCTCCCTTTGCTACACGGTCCTGACTCCCCTGgtaaaccccctcatctacagcctgagaaacagagaggtcaaggaagccTTGTGCAAAGCAGTCAGTAAATATGTGGCTTTCACCGAAATGTGCAGAGACTGCAAGAGAATAACTTAGCctgaggttttcaaagctgcctggGTGATTTTAGCAATCAGCCCCCATTAAAATTATCTTGAAATCTCCCATTGAAAATCTCAGCACTAatgtgaaaaagaaaagaaaaagaaaaggagatgaTCTGCATGGAGTTACTGAGACAGTCTTTATGATCCCCTGCTGTGTGATCCAGGAAGGTGAGGATGTTGACAGCTCTGTCACCCTCTAATGTTCAGCAGTGATACACACAGTATGAGGGTATTTTTCTCCAGGGTGTTGGCTAAGTGTTCACCCTCTGTGAGGAGTGTGTACAGCTTCTGAAACCACACAGAGCTGACATTGTGTAAGGCATAAAATCCACTAACAATGAAAATAAATCCCTGGATATCTCCCCTGTTCCTTGTTTCTCTACGTAAGATTATAAAGTCTTGTATTCAAATTCAGACTTTCTTAAGTTTCCATAGCAATATTTCTGAGTAGGGCTAAggtttcacagaatcatagaagtttagggttagaagagacaaaaggaggtcatctagtccaaccccctgctcaaatcaggaacaacatcaactaaatcatcccagccagggcattgtcaagccaggccttaaagacgtctaagggtggagattccaccacctccctaggtaactcattcctgtgcttcaccacccttctagtgaaatagtgtttcctaatattcaatcACTGCTTCacattctgtcatctgccaccactgagaacagccaagctccagtctctttggaaccccccagttcctgcagtctctcctcagaagtcatgtgccccagcacccCAATTATATTTATTTCCCTCTGCTGAGCTAAcactcttcaatttgtccacatcctttctgtagtgaggggcccaaaactggatgcaatattccagatgtggcctcaccagtgctaaatagaggggaataatcacttttgtcaatctgctggcaatgctcctactaatgcagcccaatatgccatcagttttcttggcaacaagagcacactgctgactcatatccagcttctcatccaccataatccccaggtccttttctgcagaactgccacttagcgaGTTGGTCCCCAGCTTGTAGCGGTGCATGGTATCctttcgtcctaagtgcaggactttgctcttgtccttgttggacctcatcagatttatttttgcCCAGTccagggagtttagaaggggagtgggaagggtgtgggagtgggaagggagtgggattcCCTCGCCAGccttaaccccttccctgtgcccccccccccaaaccctaaaacctataaaccaatcTACATTCAAAACCCCTGTCTGTAAACCACCCTTACATTatctaggagacaatgcaggcagaagcccagcagcagggtgggggctatccagtttattgcactgagtgtagcatgtatgattacctgccctgtgggcgggtggcgtatgtgtgcagtcggtgcaaggagctcctggccctcagagaccatgtacggactttggaggccagggtggcggaactggaagagctaagagaggcagagaggtatgttgatgaggatttccgggacactgtagaattgtcccacctccgctcagacagctcctgtgctgttgaggaggaagaacggcccagggaagcagagcagtcaatgggagcagagggaaaccttaccatagttgggaccctccttccagatggtgctggggttgcctctcgcactgaggttgcctctccgggggagggaactccagtttctaggaaaaggcaggtgttagtaatgggagattcgattattagaaatgtagatagctgggtctgtgatgaccgggagaactatatggtgacttgtctgcctggtgcgaaggctgcggatctctcgaggtatctagatagacttatgtgtagtgctggggaggagccggtggtcgtggtacatgtaggtaccaatgacatagggaag
The sequence above is a segment of the Mauremys mutica isolate MM-2020 ecotype Southern chromosome 12, ASM2049712v1, whole genome shotgun sequence genome. Coding sequences within it:
- the LOC123346960 gene encoding olfactory receptor 6C4-like, producing the protein MFQVIYMATVAGNTLIVVLIVADQHLHTPMYFFLGNLSCLETCYTSTILPRFLASLLTGDKTISVSGCFTQLYFCGSLGCTECYLLAAMSYDRYLAICKPLHYSTLMNSRFCLQLAGGSWLNGFLAITIFVLFLSQLIFCSPNEIDHFYCDSIPLMELSCSDTHLVVLLDFILVSVFTMPPFLLTLISYVCIIATILRIPSTGGRQKAFSTCSSHLIVVTIFYGSAMIVYLLPKHDTLRDLNKVVSLCYTVLTPLVNPLIYSLRNREVKEAFQNILLKIISMV